A single window of Aphidius gifuensis isolate YNYX2018 linkage group LG1, ASM1490517v1, whole genome shotgun sequence DNA harbors:
- the LOC122860683 gene encoding REST corepressor 2 isoform X3 yields MVLAERNSENLRNGRRSRGPSPNGQTESSSEEDGVPAEKIRVGRDYQSTVPDFIPISERRLDKCPDRALLVWSPTTHISDQKLDEYIVLSKEKFGYNGEQALGMLFWHKHDLEKAIQDLANFTPFPDEWTVEDKVLFEQAFQFHGKSFHRIKQMLPDKSIASLVKYYYSWKKTRTRTSLMDRQARKLTNSGKDGENGSENGSELGSNTDSESEEKGSCSNCGVACHNVCVTPKGHMCHSCYRHWSIHIIWFRKNGVARPLSSMPGRSNKRKPPRGLVVNHDDLAVLAGHPDQAINNLQAFDTEIVSLKRQIQSNKQQVSALKRKTADGIDDLRPPEVSSRINARWTQDELLLAVQGVRKYGKDFSAIAEVIGTKTEAHLRSFFVNYRRRFNLDTVLKEYEAEHGPILVEDEKDEKTENEQQSTTNESAETSQKNNNKTSVGPSQTSK; encoded by the exons atgGTTTTGGCTGAAAGAAATTCGGAAAATTTAAGAAATGGTAGGCGATCTCGAGGTCCCAGCCCCAATGGACAAACCGAGTCTTCCAGTGAGGAGGAtggag ttcCAGCAGAAAAAATAAGAGTTGGTAGGGATTATCAATCAACTGTGCCTGACTTCATTCCAATCAGTG aacGACGATTAGACAAGTGTCCTGATCGAGCTCTTCTTGTATGGTCACCAACTACTCATATTTCAGatcaaaaat tgGACGAGTATATAGTTTTatctaaagaaaaatttggCTACAATGGGGAACAGGCATTGGGTATGCTTTTTTGGCATAAACATGATTTAGAAAAAGCTATACAAGATTTAGCTAATTTTACACCATTTCCTGATGAATGGACTGTTGAAGataaagttttatttgaaCAAGCATTTCAATTTCATGGAAAGAGTTTTCATCGAATAAAACAaatg TTACCTGATAAATCAATTGCAAGTTTGGTCAAGTATTATTATAGTTGGAAAAAAACAAGAACAAGAACTTCATTGATGGATAGACAAGCaagaaaattaacaaatagtGGTAAAGATGGTGAAAATGGTAGTGAAAATGGCAGTGAACTTGGCTCAAATACTGACAGTGAATCTGAAGAAAAA GGCTCGTGTAGCAACTGCGGCGTTGCTTGTCATAATGTCTGTGTGACACCGAAAGGACACATGTGTCATAGCTGCTATCGTCATTGGAG tatacatattATATGGTTTAGAAAAAACGGTGTCGCGAGGCCACTGAGTTCCATGCCGGGTCGTTCAAACAAAAGAAAACCGCCGCGAGGACTGGTAGTTAATCATGATGATCTTGCGGTACTGGCTGGCCATCCAGACCAGGCAATCAACAACCTCCAAGCATTCGACACGGAAATTGTTAGCCTCAAGCGACAA atacaatcaaataaacaacaagTTAGTGCTTTAAAACGTAAAACAGCTGATGGAATTGATGATTTACGTCCACCTGAAGTATCAAGTCGTATCAATGCACGATGGACACAAGATGAATTATTACTTGCTGTTCAGGGTGTTAGAAAATATGGAAAAGATTTTTCAGCAATTGCTGAAGTTATTGGCACTAAAACTGAAGCACATTTAAgatcattttttgttaattatagaCGAAGATTTAATCTTGATACAGTACTTAAAGAATATGAAGCTGAACATGGTCCAATACTTGTTGAAgatgaaaaagatgaaaag acGGAAAATGAACaacaatcaacaacaaatgaatCAGCTGAaacatcacaaaaaaataataataaaacatcagTTGGTCCAAGTCAAACGTCAAAATAA
- the LOC122860683 gene encoding REST corepressor 2 isoform X2, with protein MVLAERNSENLRNGRRSRGPSPNGQTESSSEEDGVPAEKIRVGRDYQSTVPDFIPISERRLDKCPDRALLVWSPTTHISDQKLDEYIVLSKEKFGYNGEQALGMLFWHKHDLEKAIQDLANFTPFPDEWTVEDKVLFEQAFQFHGKSFHRIKQMLPDKSIASLVKYYYSWKKTRTRTSLMDRQARKLTNSGKDGENGSENGSELGSNTDSESEEKKWTIHRGIRRGKNQNQAVPGNQVADGKVTSDSENMPQVQGSCSNCGVACHNVCVTPKGHMCHSCYRHWRKNGVARPLSSMPGRSNKRKPPRGLVVNHDDLAVLAGHPDQAINNLQAFDTEIVSLKRQIQSNKQQVSALKRKTADGIDDLRPPEVSSRINARWTQDELLLAVQGVRKYGKDFSAIAEVIGTKTEAHLRSFFVNYRRRFNLDTVLKEYEAEHGPILVEDEKDEKTENEQQSTTNESAETSQKNNNKTSVGPSQTSK; from the exons atgGTTTTGGCTGAAAGAAATTCGGAAAATTTAAGAAATGGTAGGCGATCTCGAGGTCCCAGCCCCAATGGACAAACCGAGTCTTCCAGTGAGGAGGAtggag ttcCAGCAGAAAAAATAAGAGTTGGTAGGGATTATCAATCAACTGTGCCTGACTTCATTCCAATCAGTG aacGACGATTAGACAAGTGTCCTGATCGAGCTCTTCTTGTATGGTCACCAACTACTCATATTTCAGatcaaaaat tgGACGAGTATATAGTTTTatctaaagaaaaatttggCTACAATGGGGAACAGGCATTGGGTATGCTTTTTTGGCATAAACATGATTTAGAAAAAGCTATACAAGATTTAGCTAATTTTACACCATTTCCTGATGAATGGACTGTTGAAGataaagttttatttgaaCAAGCATTTCAATTTCATGGAAAGAGTTTTCATCGAATAAAACAaatg TTACCTGATAAATCAATTGCAAGTTTGGTCAAGTATTATTATAGTTGGAAAAAAACAAGAACAAGAACTTCATTGATGGATAGACAAGCaagaaaattaacaaatagtGGTAAAGATGGTGAAAATGGTAGTGAAAATGGCAGTGAACTTGGCTCAAATACTGACAGTGAATCTGAAGAAAAA AAATGGACGATCCACCGCGGAATTCGCCGTGGAAAAAACCAAAACCAAGCTGTACCAGGAAACCAAGTTGCTGATGGCAAAGTCACATCCGACTCGGAAAACATGCCTCAGGTTCAG GGCTCGTGTAGCAACTGCGGCGTTGCTTGTCATAATGTCTGTGTGACACCGAAAGGACACATGTGTCATAGCTGCTATCGTCATTGGAG AAAAAACGGTGTCGCGAGGCCACTGAGTTCCATGCCGGGTCGTTCAAACAAAAGAAAACCGCCGCGAGGACTGGTAGTTAATCATGATGATCTTGCGGTACTGGCTGGCCATCCAGACCAGGCAATCAACAACCTCCAAGCATTCGACACGGAAATTGTTAGCCTCAAGCGACAA atacaatcaaataaacaacaagTTAGTGCTTTAAAACGTAAAACAGCTGATGGAATTGATGATTTACGTCCACCTGAAGTATCAAGTCGTATCAATGCACGATGGACACAAGATGAATTATTACTTGCTGTTCAGGGTGTTAGAAAATATGGAAAAGATTTTTCAGCAATTGCTGAAGTTATTGGCACTAAAACTGAAGCACATTTAAgatcattttttgttaattatagaCGAAGATTTAATCTTGATACAGTACTTAAAGAATATGAAGCTGAACATGGTCCAATACTTGTTGAAgatgaaaaagatgaaaag acGGAAAATGAACaacaatcaacaacaaatgaatCAGCTGAaacatcacaaaaaaataataataaaacatcagTTGGTCCAAGTCAAACGTCAAAATAA
- the LOC122860683 gene encoding REST corepressor 3 isoform X1 codes for MVLAERNSENLRNGRRSRGPSPNGQTESSSEEDGVPAEKIRVGRDYQSTVPDFIPISERRLDKCPDRALLVWSPTTHISDQKLDEYIVLSKEKFGYNGEQALGMLFWHKHDLEKAIQDLANFTPFPDEWTVEDKVLFEQAFQFHGKSFHRIKQMLPDKSIASLVKYYYSWKKTRTRTSLMDRQARKLTNSGKDGENGSENGSELGSNTDSESEEKKWTIHRGIRRGKNQNQAVPGNQVADGKVTSDSENMPQVQGSCSNCGVACHNVCVTPKGHMCHSCYRHWSIHIIWFRKNGVARPLSSMPGRSNKRKPPRGLVVNHDDLAVLAGHPDQAINNLQAFDTEIVSLKRQIQSNKQQVSALKRKTADGIDDLRPPEVSSRINARWTQDELLLAVQGVRKYGKDFSAIAEVIGTKTEAHLRSFFVNYRRRFNLDTVLKEYEAEHGPILVEDEKDEKTENEQQSTTNESAETSQKNNNKTSVGPSQTSK; via the exons atgGTTTTGGCTGAAAGAAATTCGGAAAATTTAAGAAATGGTAGGCGATCTCGAGGTCCCAGCCCCAATGGACAAACCGAGTCTTCCAGTGAGGAGGAtggag ttcCAGCAGAAAAAATAAGAGTTGGTAGGGATTATCAATCAACTGTGCCTGACTTCATTCCAATCAGTG aacGACGATTAGACAAGTGTCCTGATCGAGCTCTTCTTGTATGGTCACCAACTACTCATATTTCAGatcaaaaat tgGACGAGTATATAGTTTTatctaaagaaaaatttggCTACAATGGGGAACAGGCATTGGGTATGCTTTTTTGGCATAAACATGATTTAGAAAAAGCTATACAAGATTTAGCTAATTTTACACCATTTCCTGATGAATGGACTGTTGAAGataaagttttatttgaaCAAGCATTTCAATTTCATGGAAAGAGTTTTCATCGAATAAAACAaatg TTACCTGATAAATCAATTGCAAGTTTGGTCAAGTATTATTATAGTTGGAAAAAAACAAGAACAAGAACTTCATTGATGGATAGACAAGCaagaaaattaacaaatagtGGTAAAGATGGTGAAAATGGTAGTGAAAATGGCAGTGAACTTGGCTCAAATACTGACAGTGAATCTGAAGAAAAA AAATGGACGATCCACCGCGGAATTCGCCGTGGAAAAAACCAAAACCAAGCTGTACCAGGAAACCAAGTTGCTGATGGCAAAGTCACATCCGACTCGGAAAACATGCCTCAGGTTCAG GGCTCGTGTAGCAACTGCGGCGTTGCTTGTCATAATGTCTGTGTGACACCGAAAGGACACATGTGTCATAGCTGCTATCGTCATTGGAG tatacatattATATGGTTTAGAAAAAACGGTGTCGCGAGGCCACTGAGTTCCATGCCGGGTCGTTCAAACAAAAGAAAACCGCCGCGAGGACTGGTAGTTAATCATGATGATCTTGCGGTACTGGCTGGCCATCCAGACCAGGCAATCAACAACCTCCAAGCATTCGACACGGAAATTGTTAGCCTCAAGCGACAA atacaatcaaataaacaacaagTTAGTGCTTTAAAACGTAAAACAGCTGATGGAATTGATGATTTACGTCCACCTGAAGTATCAAGTCGTATCAATGCACGATGGACACAAGATGAATTATTACTTGCTGTTCAGGGTGTTAGAAAATATGGAAAAGATTTTTCAGCAATTGCTGAAGTTATTGGCACTAAAACTGAAGCACATTTAAgatcattttttgttaattatagaCGAAGATTTAATCTTGATACAGTACTTAAAGAATATGAAGCTGAACATGGTCCAATACTTGTTGAAgatgaaaaagatgaaaag acGGAAAATGAACaacaatcaacaacaaatgaatCAGCTGAaacatcacaaaaaaataataataaaacatcagTTGGTCCAAGTCAAACGTCAAAATAA
- the LOC122860683 gene encoding REST corepressor isoform X5 has translation MVLAERNSENLRNGRRSRGPSPNGQTESSSEEDGVPAEKIRVGRDYQSTVPDFIPISERRLDKCPDRALLVWSPTTHISDQKLDEYIVLSKEKFGYNGEQALGMLFWHKHDLEKAIQDLANFTPFPDEWTVEDKVLFEQAFQFHGKSFHRIKQMLPDKSIASLVKYYYSWKKTRTRTSLMDRQARKLTNSGKDGENGSENGSELGSNTDSESEEKIQSNKQQVSALKRKTADGIDDLRPPEVSSRINARWTQDELLLAVQGVRKYGKDFSAIAEVIGTKTEAHLRSFFVNYRRRFNLDTVLKEYEAEHGPILVEDEKDEKTENEQQSTTNESAETSQKNNNKTSVGPSQTSK, from the exons atgGTTTTGGCTGAAAGAAATTCGGAAAATTTAAGAAATGGTAGGCGATCTCGAGGTCCCAGCCCCAATGGACAAACCGAGTCTTCCAGTGAGGAGGAtggag ttcCAGCAGAAAAAATAAGAGTTGGTAGGGATTATCAATCAACTGTGCCTGACTTCATTCCAATCAGTG aacGACGATTAGACAAGTGTCCTGATCGAGCTCTTCTTGTATGGTCACCAACTACTCATATTTCAGatcaaaaat tgGACGAGTATATAGTTTTatctaaagaaaaatttggCTACAATGGGGAACAGGCATTGGGTATGCTTTTTTGGCATAAACATGATTTAGAAAAAGCTATACAAGATTTAGCTAATTTTACACCATTTCCTGATGAATGGACTGTTGAAGataaagttttatttgaaCAAGCATTTCAATTTCATGGAAAGAGTTTTCATCGAATAAAACAaatg TTACCTGATAAATCAATTGCAAGTTTGGTCAAGTATTATTATAGTTGGAAAAAAACAAGAACAAGAACTTCATTGATGGATAGACAAGCaagaaaattaacaaatagtGGTAAAGATGGTGAAAATGGTAGTGAAAATGGCAGTGAACTTGGCTCAAATACTGACAGTGAATCTGAAGAAAAA atacaatcaaataaacaacaagTTAGTGCTTTAAAACGTAAAACAGCTGATGGAATTGATGATTTACGTCCACCTGAAGTATCAAGTCGTATCAATGCACGATGGACACAAGATGAATTATTACTTGCTGTTCAGGGTGTTAGAAAATATGGAAAAGATTTTTCAGCAATTGCTGAAGTTATTGGCACTAAAACTGAAGCACATTTAAgatcattttttgttaattatagaCGAAGATTTAATCTTGATACAGTACTTAAAGAATATGAAGCTGAACATGGTCCAATACTTGTTGAAgatgaaaaagatgaaaag acGGAAAATGAACaacaatcaacaacaaatgaatCAGCTGAaacatcacaaaaaaataataataaaacatcagTTGGTCCAAGTCAAACGTCAAAATAA
- the LOC122860683 gene encoding REST corepressor 2 isoform X4: MVLAERNSENLRNGRRSRGPSPNGQTESSSEEDGVPAEKIRVGRDYQSTVPDFIPISERRLDKCPDRALLVWSPTTHISDQKLDEYIVLSKEKFGYNGEQALGMLFWHKHDLEKAIQDLANFTPFPDEWTVEDKVLFEQAFQFHGKSFHRIKQMLPDKSIASLVKYYYSWKKTRTRTSLMDRQARKLTNSGKDGENGSENGSELGSNTDSESEEKGSCSNCGVACHNVCVTPKGHMCHSCYRHWRKNGVARPLSSMPGRSNKRKPPRGLVVNHDDLAVLAGHPDQAINNLQAFDTEIVSLKRQIQSNKQQVSALKRKTADGIDDLRPPEVSSRINARWTQDELLLAVQGVRKYGKDFSAIAEVIGTKTEAHLRSFFVNYRRRFNLDTVLKEYEAEHGPILVEDEKDEKTENEQQSTTNESAETSQKNNNKTSVGPSQTSK; encoded by the exons atgGTTTTGGCTGAAAGAAATTCGGAAAATTTAAGAAATGGTAGGCGATCTCGAGGTCCCAGCCCCAATGGACAAACCGAGTCTTCCAGTGAGGAGGAtggag ttcCAGCAGAAAAAATAAGAGTTGGTAGGGATTATCAATCAACTGTGCCTGACTTCATTCCAATCAGTG aacGACGATTAGACAAGTGTCCTGATCGAGCTCTTCTTGTATGGTCACCAACTACTCATATTTCAGatcaaaaat tgGACGAGTATATAGTTTTatctaaagaaaaatttggCTACAATGGGGAACAGGCATTGGGTATGCTTTTTTGGCATAAACATGATTTAGAAAAAGCTATACAAGATTTAGCTAATTTTACACCATTTCCTGATGAATGGACTGTTGAAGataaagttttatttgaaCAAGCATTTCAATTTCATGGAAAGAGTTTTCATCGAATAAAACAaatg TTACCTGATAAATCAATTGCAAGTTTGGTCAAGTATTATTATAGTTGGAAAAAAACAAGAACAAGAACTTCATTGATGGATAGACAAGCaagaaaattaacaaatagtGGTAAAGATGGTGAAAATGGTAGTGAAAATGGCAGTGAACTTGGCTCAAATACTGACAGTGAATCTGAAGAAAAA GGCTCGTGTAGCAACTGCGGCGTTGCTTGTCATAATGTCTGTGTGACACCGAAAGGACACATGTGTCATAGCTGCTATCGTCATTGGAG AAAAAACGGTGTCGCGAGGCCACTGAGTTCCATGCCGGGTCGTTCAAACAAAAGAAAACCGCCGCGAGGACTGGTAGTTAATCATGATGATCTTGCGGTACTGGCTGGCCATCCAGACCAGGCAATCAACAACCTCCAAGCATTCGACACGGAAATTGTTAGCCTCAAGCGACAA atacaatcaaataaacaacaagTTAGTGCTTTAAAACGTAAAACAGCTGATGGAATTGATGATTTACGTCCACCTGAAGTATCAAGTCGTATCAATGCACGATGGACACAAGATGAATTATTACTTGCTGTTCAGGGTGTTAGAAAATATGGAAAAGATTTTTCAGCAATTGCTGAAGTTATTGGCACTAAAACTGAAGCACATTTAAgatcattttttgttaattatagaCGAAGATTTAATCTTGATACAGTACTTAAAGAATATGAAGCTGAACATGGTCCAATACTTGTTGAAgatgaaaaagatgaaaag acGGAAAATGAACaacaatcaacaacaaatgaatCAGCTGAaacatcacaaaaaaataataataaaacatcagTTGGTCCAAGTCAAACGTCAAAATAA
- the LOC122860686 gene encoding cytochrome c oxidase assembly factor 6 homolog: MSFPSKTDRENCWNHRDEYWKCLDSKKNEKDCQELRNQYVKFCPSQWVKHFDRKREYNKFKEQIEKDPGSIKCHGDDDDDDSKKICRLNK; encoded by the exons ATGTCATTTCCAAGTAAAACAGATCGTGAAAATTGCTGGAATCATCGTGATGAATACTGGAAATGTTTGGACagtaaaaaaaacgaaaaagacTGTCAAGAATTGAGAAATCAATATGTTAAATTCTGTCCATCTCAATGG GTAAAACACTTTGATAGAAAAAGAGAATACAACAAATTCAAggaacaaattgaaaaagatcCAGG gAGTATAAAATGtcatggtgatgatgatgatgatgactctaaaaaaatatgtcgtTTAAACAAGTGA